One Maribacter sp. HTCC2170 genomic window, TTGACAAGGAGTCTGGAAGTTGCGTCAATTTCCCATCAACATATCTCTCAAATCGATTGTTAGTTTTAATATCAATCAAATCCAATGTATCATTTTTTCGAATTCGTTTCAACACTTTCTTTCCATCAACCCGCTCCATGACATAATTCCTATCCCTAAAATCAAAAGAAACATTACTTGCCCCATAAAGCTCCCCTCCACTTATCTCAATACTTTTGTCAACAATTTGTTGTGCATTTAATTGAGAATGTTGTTTCTCTTTACAAGAAATAAATCCAACAAATAGTACAATCATCAAAATCTTTTTCATATTCTTCTTTTGTATAGAGTTCGTAAATGTGCTTTTAACTTTACAAAAATCAACTATTAAATCTGTTTTAATGAAGTTGTAGATAGAATTATTGTTGCTACTTTTGTTCACCAATGCAGACTAATATCAACATAAAGAACAAAAAGGCCCGGTTTGAATATGAAATCTTGGATAAGTATACCGCAGGTATTGTTCTATCCGGAACAGAGATAAAATCTATCCGTCAAAGCAAGGCCTCGATCAGTGAGAGCTTTTGTGAATTCAATGACAATGGTGAACTTTTTATAATCAATATGCAGATAGATGAATACTCACATGCATCTCATTACAACCACAAGCCTAAAGCAGAGCGAAAGCTATTACTAAATAAACGAGAGTTAAAGAAACTTCAAAAGGAAGTAGCTTCTAGCGGATTAACAATTATACCGCTAAATCTATTTTTGAATGAAAGAGGTTTGGCCAAAATGAATATCGCCTTGGCCAAAGGGAAAAAACTTTATGATAAAAGAGAAACCATGAAAGATCGGGACAATAAAAGAGACTTGGACCGTATCAAAAAGAGTTTTAATAATTAGAATCAAAGGGAGGTAAACACTAGTTCTTGTCCTCCAAAAGTGGAACAAATCTAAAAGCCCCTAACTCTTTTTTCTCAAATTCCTTTTCAGACTTACGAATGAACAATGTCATAATTTGCTTTTCAACACCAACAGGAATAACTAGCCTTCCACCTATTTTTAACTGCGACATCAGGGCTTTTGGTACCTCAGGGGCACCAGCTGTAACTATTATACTATCAAAAGGGGCCTCTTCTGACAAACCTTTGTAACCATCACCAAAAATTACCTTCTTAGGACGATACCCCATTTTTTTGAAAAATAGATTTGTTTTTTTAAAGAGAGTCTGTTGTCTTTCTATCGTATAAACCTTTGCCTTTAACAACAAAAGAATCGCGGTTTGGTAACCGCTTCCTGTGCCAATTTCGAGAATTTTATGCCCAGGCTCAACTTTTAACAATTCAGTTTGAAAAGCTACCGTATAAGGTTGTGATATAGTTTGATCAGCAGCAATGGGAAAGGCCTTGTCCTGATAGGCGTGACCTTCAAAACTGCTATCCATAAAAAGGTGACGAGGCACTGTCCTGATTGCATCCAAGACTCTTGTATCTTTTATTCCTTTGGCAATCAACACATCAGCCAGTTTGTTGCGCATTCCTCGGTGTTTCAGCGTATCTTTCAATTGATATTATCTAGGTTTGGTTCAAAAAAGCGAAGTTAACAAAGTTTGGTTTAAGAATATAGAATGTAGCTATAATCAGCACCAAAACTTTTAAACTTCAAGCCACATAAACTACCAAACTATGTTTATTTTTGAATAAAATATCATCTATGCTTAGAATCGGAGTTTTAGGAGCAGGGCATTTAGGGAAAATTCATCTTCGCCTACTCAACGAATCGCCCAAATATGATTTAATTGGTTTTCACGATCCAGATGAGATCAATGGAAAAAAAGTAGCAGCGGAATTTGGATACACCTATTTTGAAAATATTAATCAGCTTATTGATGGTGTTGATGTTGTAGATATTGTTACCCCTACACTTTCCCATTATGATTGTGCAAAAAAAGCCATGGAAAAAAGAAAACATGTCTTTATTGAAAAGCCAATTACCAATACACTCGAGGAAGCTGAACAATTAATTAAACTGGAGAAAAAATATTCGGTAAAAGGTCAAGTAGGTCATGTAGAAAGGTTTAATCCCGCATTCATTTCAGTCAAGGATAAAATCCAAGACCCTATGTTCATTGAAACGCATAGATTGGCCGAATTCAACCCCAGGGGAACAGATGTTCCCGTTGTATTGGATTTAATGATACATGATATTGATGCTATTCTTAGTGTTGTGAATTCCGAAGTAAAACAAGTCAACGCAAGTGGAGTCTCAGTCATCAGTAATTCACCCGATATTGCCAATGCTCGAATTGAATTTGAAAACGGTTGTGTTGCGAATCTTACAGCCAGTAGAATTTCTTTGAAGAATATGAGAAAATCTAGGTTCTTTCAACGCGATGCATATATTTCAGTTGACTTTTTGGAAAAAAAAGTTGAAGTTGTAAAAATGAAAGATGCACCTGAAACACCCGGAGACTTTGATATGATCTTACAGAATGCAGAGGGTGTGAAAAAGCAGATTTATTTTGAGAATCCTGAAATTGAAGCAAATAACGCAATTCTTGATGAGCTGGAAACTTTTGCCGACGCTATTAACAATGACACAACTCCAGTGGTCAGTTTAAAGCAAGGTACGCAAGCCTTAAAGATCGCCTTACAAATCATCAAATCATTCTAGAATCGCACTGATTATGAAAAACATAGCTGTAATAGGAGCTGGTACAATGGGCAACGGAATTGCACATGTCTTTGCTCAAAATGGGTTCAAGGTTAGTCTTATTGATATTTCCATTGAGTCACTAAACCGTGGCCTTGACACCATTACAAAAAATCTGGATCGGATGATTGCCAAAGAAAAAATCAGTGATTCAGATAAAACCAATACCCTTAAAAACATAAGTACCCACACAGAAATGGCCAAGGGAGTAGCAAATGTTGATTTGGTTATTGAAGCCGCTACCGAAAGATTGGATTTAAAACTGAAGATTTTTAAGGAGCTTGATGCACTTTGTGAGACAAACGCTATTTTGGCCACCAATACATCATCAATCTCTATTACACAAATCGCTGCAGCGACGGAAAGACCAGATAAAGTAATAGGCATGCATTTTATGAATCCTGTTCCAATAATGCAACTCGTTGAGATTATTCGGGGTTACAACACATCGAATGAAACTACCGTTGCCACAATGGATTTATCAAGAAAATTGGGCAAAACACCAACGGAAGTTAATGACTATCCCGGTTTTGTAGCCAATAGAATTTTGATGCCGATGATAAACGAGGCGATTGAAACATTGTATAACGGAGTTGCAGGTGTTGAAGAAATTGATACTGTAATGAAACTGGGTATGGCCCACCCTATGGGACCATTACAACTAGCTGACTTTATAGGCCTTGATGTTTGTCTTTCGATACTAAATGTAATGTATGACGGCTTTAAAAATCCTAAATATGCCCCTTGTCCCCTACTCATCAATATGGTAATGGCAAAAAAACTTGGCGTAAAATCCGGTGAAGGGTTTTATGATTACTCAGAATCCAAAAAAGCTGAGAAAGTTTCCTTCCAATTTAAATAAAAACAATGGCCACAATAAAACCTTTTAAGGCAGTTAGACCTACTAAGGACAAAGTTGCTTTTGTTTCCTCAAGGTCATATCAAGAATACTCTGATGAAGAGTTAGAGGCCGCTCTAAATTTTAACCCCTTTTCATTTCTACATATTATTAATCCTGGGTTTAAATTTGACAAAGAGGTCTCCGGTGAGGAACGATTCAAAATGGTACACAATCGTTATTTGGAGTTTTTAGAAGACAATATTTTCCTAAAAGATAGTAAAGACAGCTTCTACATATACCAAATTGAAAAGAATAAGTTTAAGTGCTCTGGTATTTTTTGTGCCACTTGCGTAAAAGATTACCGCACTGATATAATCAAAAAACATGAAGATACTATAAGTCAACGTGAACAGTTATTCGCAAACTATTTGAAAATCGCTGGTTTCAATGCAGAACCTGTTTTAATTACTTATGAGGATAAACCCTCTATTGAATCAATAATAAATAAGGAGAAACTGAATGAACCAGAATACTATTTTACAACTCCTGACAAAATAAAACATTCCCTTTGGAAAGTTTCAAATAAAAACATTGTCGATAAACTAATTAAGGAATTCAAAGGAATCGAATCGTTGTACATTGCCGATGGCCATCACCGAAGTGCATCTTCAGATTTATTGGCCCGAATTTCTGAAAAAAACAATCCTAGTCATACCGGTAATGAGCCCTACAACTACTTTATGAGCTATTTGATTCCTGAATCGGAAATACGGATTTTCGAATTCAATCGTATGGTCAAGGATTTGAATGGGCTTACAAAAGAAGAGTTCCTAATTAAACTAGACGTATTTTTCAGAATAACCAAAAAGGGGAATGTACTGTACAAACCTACAAAGAAGCATCACTTTAGCATGTATCTTGACGGAGAGTTTTATTCACTTTTCCTACGAAGAAAAGTATATAAATTCGCTGATGTTCTTAGTAGACTCGATACGCAGATTCTTTACAAAACCGTGTTGGACCCTATTTTAGGAATTACAGATTTGCGAAACGATAAACGTATTCAATATGGTTACGGAAAGCACAATGTTATACGTATGAAAGATGAAATTGACCAAGGAAAATTTTTAGTTGGTTTTAGTCTCTTGCCTTTAAAAATAGAAGAAATAAAAGCTATAGCGGATGCTGGATTGGTTATGCCACCAAAAAGTACTTTCATTGAACCCAAACTGAGAAGTGGCATGGCCATATATGAGTTTTAATATTGAATCAATAATGTCAATAGCAACAAATCTTAATAAAATAAAGCAAGCATTACCTGACGATGTCACTTTAGTTGCTGTTTCGAAAACAAAGCCCAACACAAGCATTTTAGAAGCTTACGAGGCTGGGCAACGCATTTTTGGCGAGAATAAAATCCAAGAAATGGCCCAGAAATGGGAAGCACTTCCAAAAGATATTCAATGGCACATGATAGGACATGTGCAAAGAAACAAGGTCAAATACATGAGTGAATTTGTTTCCTTGATTCACGGTGTTGATAGCTTTAGGCTATTAAAAGAGATAAATAAACAAGCGAAAAAGCACAACCGAACAATAAGTTGCTTGCTGCAAGTACATATTGCGGATGAGGAAACAAAGTTTGGTTTGGATGAGTCAGAGTTGAAAACCATCACAAATTCTGAAGAATTTAAACGACTTGAAAATATCAAGATTATTGGTTTAATGGGTATGGCTACATTCACAAATAATAAAACCCAAATCAGAAAAGAGTTTAAAAATCTCAAGGACGTATTTGACGTATTAAAGGAGTCATTACCACATGTTTCGACTCTTTCAATGGGTATGAGCGGTGATTATACTGTGGCGATTGAGGAAGGAAGCACAATGGTACGTATAGGAAGTAGTATCTTTGGAGCAAGGAATTATTAAAAAAATACTGATAACGATTAATGTATACGATACTAGATATAGAAACGACGGGAGGGAAATACAATGAAGAAGGTATCACAGAAATCGCTATTCACAAATTTGATGGCCATCAAGTTGTTGACAAGTTCATTAGTCTTGTAAATCCCGAAAAAGACATTCAACCGTTCGTGGTAAATCTTACCGGAATCAATAACAAAATGTTGCGTACTGCACCTAAATTTCATGAAGTTGCCAAGCGAATAGTTGAAATAACAGAGGATTCCGTTCTCGTGGCACACAATGCCCAATTTGATTATCGAATATTACGAACCGAGTTCAGGCGGTTAGGATATAACTTTGAACGAAAGACCTTGTGCACAGTCGACCTTTCAAAATACCTATTGCCAGATGCGGAGTCTTACAGTCTTGGTAAATTGGTGAGATCACTAGGCATACCTATGAGTGATCGGCACAGAGCAAATGGTGATGCAATTGCAACACTAAAACTTTTTAAATTGTTACTTGCCAAAGACTCAGAAAAAAGTATAATCAAAGATGTTGTTAGAGAAGAAACCCATGGTGAACTCTCCCAAAGACAACTTGATATTGTGGAGCAAATGCCTTCTGAAACTGGCTTATACTACATGCACGATAAAAAGGGTGAAATCCTTTTCATTGGAAAGAGTACCAATATCAAAAAAAGAGTGAATCAACATTTCACTAAAGATGGAGCAAAAGCGCGTCAACTGCAAAAAGAAACAAAGAAAATAACCTTTGAGAAAACAGGAAGTGAACTTGTTGCCTTGTTAAAAGAAAACGAAGAACTTAGAAAGAACCATCCTAAATATAATGTCAACAAAAGACCAAAACGTTTATATGGTCTTTATTTATGTGCAAACGACCAAGGCTACAAATACTTTAATATCGCTGTAAAAAAGAAAGATAAAGAGTGCATTACATCATTTAAAAGTTATGTGGGTGCCCAAAACTTTCTTCAAAAAATCACTGATGAATTTCAGCTTTGTACCAAAATCGGGGATATACCCAGTTCCAAAATTCCCTGCAGTGACCAAACAGAGGGAAATTGTCATGGGGCTTGTATTGGGCAGGAAAATGTAGAATCATACAATAGTAGGATCAATACTATTCTTGACAAGTTCAGTCTGGCTAAAAAGAATATTGTAATTGTTGATAAAGGTCGGGAAATAGGTGAATATAGTGTCATTTTAATAAGAAATGGGAATCTTAAGGGTGTCGGTTATTATGATTTGAACCATCAAATAAATAATATTCATATCTTAGAATCTATTATCACTCCAATGAAAGGTGACGACTATTCAACCTTTATTGTTGAATCCTATTTAAGAAATAAGAGGGTCAAAAAAATAATCGACTTAAACGAATAAGTATTGGGCGCAAACGAAAAAAAGAAAAATTGGCGTATTACATTACATGAAATAATCTATGGTACACATACGCCAGCCGGCAAAATGTTCGACATTATTCTGCTAGCACTCATCCTGTATAGTATCATAATTGTTATGCTAGAGAGTGTGCCCCGAATAGATGGTCGTTTTCATGATTTTTTAAACATATCTGAATGGGTTGTAACCATATTGTTTTCGGTTGAATATGTTTTAAGACTAATTTGCATTAAGCGCCCTAGTAAGTATATCTTCAGTTTTTTCGGGATTATTGATCTGTTATCCACTATACCTAAATACCTCTCTTTCTTTTTTGTTGGCTCTCAATATTTCACGGCCTTTAGAGCTCTGCGATTGTTAAGGGTCTTTCGGATTTTGAAACTTGTAAGATATGTGGGTGAATCCAATAACTTGGTAAGAGCCTTAAAAGCAAGTAGGACTAAGATTTTTGTCTTTGTATTTTTTGTCCTTGTTGTATCTGTGCTTTTAGGTACAATAATGTATTTGGTTGAAGGACCTGAACATGGGTTCAACAGTATACCACATAGCGTCTATTGGACCATTGTGACCCTAACAACTGTTGGGTACGGAGATATTTCACCAGAAACTGCTCTAGGTCAGTTCATAGCAACATTTGTAATGATCATTGGTTATGGAATAATAGCCGTTCCAACAGGAATTGTTTCTGCGGAATATGCATCTGCAAAACATGACAAGAATGCCGATGAAGGTCGTTCATGTCACAATTGCACTGCCGAAATAATTAGGGATGACGCCCAATATTGTAGAAAATGCGGCCAGAAATTGCTAAAAGGTTAATGTCAAAAAAAATACTTATCTCGGTGGTAGGGCCTACGGCTATTGGCAAAACCAAATTGGCAATTGAGTTGGCAAACCATTTTAATGCAGAAATAATTTCCGCAGATTCACGGCAGTTTTTTAAAGAAATGCAAATTGGAACTGCAGCACCGAATTCTCAGGAATTGGCATCTGCACCACACCATTTTATCCACCATAAAAGTATTCATGAAAATTACTCGGTTGGTGATTTTGAAAAAGAAGCAATTGCGCTCTTAAGCCACCTATTCGCAAAGAATGATTATGTTGTAATGGTTGGCGGAAGCGGACTTTACTCTGATGTAATCACAAAAGGTCTTGATAAATTCCCGAATGTAAGCCCGGATATTCGCAAAAACCTGAATGAAATACTTAAAAAAGAAGGCATAGGACCCCTTCAAAGGCAATTGAAGGTGTTGGATGAAAAAAGTTCTAACTCAATTGACCTTGCAAATCCGCATAGATTAATACGGGCTCTTGAAGTTAGTATTGGTAGTGGAAAACCATATTCATCATTCCTTAATAAAGACAAAGAAAAACGACCTTTTAAAACAATCACGATTGGGCTACAAGCAGATCGTTCGATTATTTATGACCGAATAAACAAAAGGGTTGAAATAATGATAGATAAAGGCATGGTGGAAGAAGCAAAAAAGCTTTATCCCCATAGAATTTTAAATGCCTTGCAAACTGTTGGCTATAAAGAACTATTTCGTTATTTGGATGGTGAATGGGATCTGGAATTTGCCATATCTGAAATAAAAAAGAATACGAGGCGATTCGCGAAAAGACAATTGACCTGGTATAGAAAAAATCAAGATATCATTTGGTTTGATTTTAATATGAGCAAAGCTGATGTTTTTCAAAAAATAGATAAGGAAATAATTACTGTACAGAATGAATAAGAGTGTGGTGTTTGTAGTTATGGGTGTTTCTGGTTGTGGTAAATCCACCATTGGGACATTATTGTCCAAAAAACTTGATATCCCTTTTTTTGATGGAGATGATTTTCATCCCGATGCCAATGTTAAAAAAATGAAAAATGGGCTTGCGCTCGACGATATAGACAGAGAAGGTTGGCTTAAGACGCTGAACAAGCTTGCTGTTGAACATAAAGAGAAAGGGGCTGTAATTGCATGTTCTGCGCTTAAAGAGAGTTATAGAGCTATACTAAAACAGGATTTGAAAGATCAAATGGTCTTTGTGCATCTCGAAGGTTCTTTTGATGAAATACATTCCCGCCTAAAGAAAAGAAAAGGTCACTACATGCCTATAGAACTATTAAAATCACAATTTGAAACACTGGAAATTCCAAAAAACGCGATTCATATCTCAATTCTGGAATCACCAGAGGTCATAATATCCAAAATATTAAACTAAGTCCAATAAAAAAGCCCTGGCAGTGTGCCAAGGCTTTTTTATATAGTTCAAAGATTCTTCTTTATTCAGATTCCGTTTTGATTACCAGTCTGAACCCTTCGCCGTGAATGTTCAATATCTCAACCGTATCATCACGTTTTAGATATTTACGAAGCTTGGCAATATAAACATCCATACTACGAGAAGTGAAGTAATTATCATCTCTCCATATTTTGGTCAAGGCCAATTCCCTTGGCATTAAATCATTCTCGTGCAACGCTAAAAGTCGTAATAATTCATTTTCTTTTGGAGAAAGTTTAATAGACTCTTCATCTTTATATTTTAAGAATCTCAATTTCGAATTCAAATGAAATCCTCCTATTTGAAATTCAAATTTCTTACTATCAGCTAACGTATTAGAGGCTTTTCTTTGAAGTATTGCTTTAAGTTTCATCAACAACACTTCAGAATCAAAAGGTTTGTTCAAGTAGTCATCGGCGCCAGCTTTATACCCCTTCAAAACATCTTCCTTCATGGTTTTGGCCGTGAGGAAAACAATAGGTACATTTTCATTCTTTTCCCTAATCTCACGCGCAAGGGTAAAACCGTCTTTATATGGCATCATAACGTCTAAAATACAGACGTCATAATTATCCTTTTTGAACTTTTCAAAGCCCTCCATACCATTCTTGGCCAATGTTACATCAAAATTGTTCATTGACAAATAGTCCTTTAAAACAATCCCGAAATTGGGATCATCTTCCACTAAAAGTATTTTCTTATTAATTGTTTCCATAATTCATTAAATTAAAGGCAGTTTTATATAGAAAGTGCTTCCTTTATCTTTTTCGCTTTCCGCATAGACCTCACCTTGATGATCTTCTATTATTCTTTTTACGTAGGCCAATCCCAAACCATGACCTTTTACATTATGTATATCTCCAGTATGCTCTCTATAAAACTTCTCAAAAACTTTTTTCAAAACCGCTTTGCTCATTCCGGCTCCCTGATCTCTAACCTCAATAACCACATTGTTCTTTACCTCTTGGGTATAAATATCAATTTTAGGCGCTTCTGGAGAATATTTTATTGCATTGTCCAATATATTTACCAAAACATTGGTAAAATGCATCTCGTTGGCTAAAACGTCTCTTCTACCAGCTTCTAAGTGCGTTTCAATATAACCTCCTCTATCTGCTACTATTAACTCAACGTGGGCAATAGCATCCTGTATTATGTCGTGAACATCAACTCTGTCCTTACTTATATCCAGTTGGTTTTTTTCCAGCTTGGAAATTCGTAATACATTCTCTACCTGCGCGTGCATCCGCTTGTTCTCATCCCTGATCATTTGAAGATATCGCATAACCCTTTCCTTATCTTCTATGACCTGCGGATTTTTAATCGCCTCAACTGCTAAATTTATCGTCGCAATGGGCGTTTTGAACTCGTGGGTCATGTTGTTTATAAAATCAGATTTAATCTCTGAAATCTGCTTCTGGCGAATCAATTGATAAATAGCACTCGAATAGGCTACAATTATTACAAGCGTGAACAACAGAGATAAAGCAGCCATTCCTAAAATTTGACGAATCAAAAACGTTTTCTTCTTAGGAAAAGAAATCATTAAAGAATAATTCGATTTTTCCTCAGAGTCCTTGAAAATCAAAGATTTATATGGCGTTGCATTTCTAAAACTGAACTTCCGTGATTTCACATTAGTAGGAAGCCCTTTGCTAGATATGCCGTATTCGTAATCGGTATTTATATTACGACTACCTAATTCCCCTTCTAACAACAACTCAATTTCTGTCTTTGAAACCCTGTCATATATTGGCACTCGCTTGGCAAATTCACCAAACATATCTTCAAAGACAGCGATTTCAGTTGAAGATAGTCCCCCAATCTTTTCAAATTTTTCAAGTGGTGTGAACCTACTACGACTTCCGTCAAGTCCAAAATCCTCTTTAAATGTTGCTTTTACCCGCTTACTGGTATAATTTTTTATGGTCGTGGCATCATCACCATTACCATTGTCAAAGAACGTTGATGCGATATTATATTCCTCCTCTAAAATACCATGGGAATAAAAATGTATTTCATCCGAACTAATATCTTTATCAATAAAAAAGAAGTTTTTGAAATGGGAACTCTTTAAATCCCCAATACTGTCCTTGATATTTAAATACCTATCAAAATAGTTCTTTCTCTCTCGTTTGGCAATCTTTTCAGTTACCTTATCAAGCACTTCGGATACACTATTGGAAAATTGCTCTTCCTTATCCTCAACAGATCTTTTGATCCAATAACCCTGTACAAAAATTATCCCAATCAGTGAGAGGCTCATTAGAATGACCAAAAGAACAAATAACCTCTTATTCATCTATTCGTAAAATTAAAGATTTAACATCTAGCCTTTTGTACGTTTAACCTAACCTTAACAAAAATGTTAAAATGGCTCAACGCTCGCTATGGGCAAGGAGAAGCTTATGCACCGCGTCTACTTTTGTAATCGTATCTTGCATGTTCAGATTATCTATCACATAGTCCGCTAATTTGATTTTTTTTTCATCTTCCCATTGGTTCTTCATACGCCTAAAAACATCTGCCTCAGAAACCTTATCCCTGTCCATAACTCTTTTAAGACGAATTTCTTTGGGCGCCGTTACAAGAATGGTTTTATCATAAAAATCATGTAATCCATTTTCAAAAATTATGGCAGCCTCCTGGATCACATATGGGACGTCTTTCTTTTTAGACCATTTAACAAAATCTTTCCTAACCGCTGGATGTACGATAGAATTTAATTGATTTAGTAAGGC contains:
- the smpB gene encoding SsrA-binding protein SmpB, producing MQTNINIKNKKARFEYEILDKYTAGIVLSGTEIKSIRQSKASISESFCEFNDNGELFIINMQIDEYSHASHYNHKPKAERKLLLNKRELKKLQKEVASSGLTIIPLNLFLNERGLAKMNIALAKGKKLYDKRETMKDRDNKRDLDRIKKSFNN
- a CDS encoding protein-L-isoaspartate(D-aspartate) O-methyltransferase codes for the protein MKDTLKHRGMRNKLADVLIAKGIKDTRVLDAIRTVPRHLFMDSSFEGHAYQDKAFPIAADQTISQPYTVAFQTELLKVEPGHKILEIGTGSGYQTAILLLLKAKVYTIERQQTLFKKTNLFFKKMGYRPKKVIFGDGYKGLSEEAPFDSIIVTAGAPEVPKALMSQLKIGGRLVIPVGVEKQIMTLFIRKSEKEFEKKELGAFRFVPLLEDKN
- a CDS encoding Gfo/Idh/MocA family protein; this translates as MLRIGVLGAGHLGKIHLRLLNESPKYDLIGFHDPDEINGKKVAAEFGYTYFENINQLIDGVDVVDIVTPTLSHYDCAKKAMEKRKHVFIEKPITNTLEEAEQLIKLEKKYSVKGQVGHVERFNPAFISVKDKIQDPMFIETHRLAEFNPRGTDVPVVLDLMIHDIDAILSVVNSEVKQVNASGVSVISNSPDIANARIEFENGCVANLTASRISLKNMRKSRFFQRDAYISVDFLEKKVEVVKMKDAPETPGDFDMILQNAEGVKKQIYFENPEIEANNAILDELETFADAINNDTTPVVSLKQGTQALKIALQIIKSF
- a CDS encoding 3-hydroxyacyl-CoA dehydrogenase family protein, which translates into the protein MKNIAVIGAGTMGNGIAHVFAQNGFKVSLIDISIESLNRGLDTITKNLDRMIAKEKISDSDKTNTLKNISTHTEMAKGVANVDLVIEAATERLDLKLKIFKELDALCETNAILATNTSSISITQIAAATERPDKVIGMHFMNPVPIMQLVEIIRGYNTSNETTVATMDLSRKLGKTPTEVNDYPGFVANRILMPMINEAIETLYNGVAGVEEIDTVMKLGMAHPMGPLQLADFIGLDVCLSILNVMYDGFKNPKYAPCPLLINMVMAKKLGVKSGEGFYDYSESKKAEKVSFQFK
- a CDS encoding DUF1015 domain-containing protein, translating into MATIKPFKAVRPTKDKVAFVSSRSYQEYSDEELEAALNFNPFSFLHIINPGFKFDKEVSGEERFKMVHNRYLEFLEDNIFLKDSKDSFYIYQIEKNKFKCSGIFCATCVKDYRTDIIKKHEDTISQREQLFANYLKIAGFNAEPVLITYEDKPSIESIINKEKLNEPEYYFTTPDKIKHSLWKVSNKNIVDKLIKEFKGIESLYIADGHHRSASSDLLARISEKNNPSHTGNEPYNYFMSYLIPESEIRIFEFNRMVKDLNGLTKEEFLIKLDVFFRITKKGNVLYKPTKKHHFSMYLDGEFYSLFLRRKVYKFADVLSRLDTQILYKTVLDPILGITDLRNDKRIQYGYGKHNVIRMKDEIDQGKFLVGFSLLPLKIEEIKAIADAGLVMPPKSTFIEPKLRSGMAIYEF
- a CDS encoding YggS family pyridoxal phosphate-dependent enzyme, translating into MSIATNLNKIKQALPDDVTLVAVSKTKPNTSILEAYEAGQRIFGENKIQEMAQKWEALPKDIQWHMIGHVQRNKVKYMSEFVSLIHGVDSFRLLKEINKQAKKHNRTISCLLQVHIADEETKFGLDESELKTITNSEEFKRLENIKIIGLMGMATFTNNKTQIRKEFKNLKDVFDVLKESLPHVSTLSMGMSGDYTVAIEEGSTMVRIGSSIFGARNY
- a CDS encoding exonuclease domain-containing protein; translated protein: MYTILDIETTGGKYNEEGITEIAIHKFDGHQVVDKFISLVNPEKDIQPFVVNLTGINNKMLRTAPKFHEVAKRIVEITEDSVLVAHNAQFDYRILRTEFRRLGYNFERKTLCTVDLSKYLLPDAESYSLGKLVRSLGIPMSDRHRANGDAIATLKLFKLLLAKDSEKSIIKDVVREETHGELSQRQLDIVEQMPSETGLYYMHDKKGEILFIGKSTNIKKRVNQHFTKDGAKARQLQKETKKITFEKTGSELVALLKENEELRKNHPKYNVNKRPKRLYGLYLCANDQGYKYFNIAVKKKDKECITSFKSYVGAQNFLQKITDEFQLCTKIGDIPSSKIPCSDQTEGNCHGACIGQENVESYNSRINTILDKFSLAKKNIVIVDKGREIGEYSVILIRNGNLKGVGYYDLNHQINNIHILESIITPMKGDDYSTFIVESYLRNKRVKKIIDLNE
- a CDS encoding ion transporter, translated to MGANEKKKNWRITLHEIIYGTHTPAGKMFDIILLALILYSIIIVMLESVPRIDGRFHDFLNISEWVVTILFSVEYVLRLICIKRPSKYIFSFFGIIDLLSTIPKYLSFFFVGSQYFTAFRALRLLRVFRILKLVRYVGESNNLVRALKASRTKIFVFVFFVLVVSVLLGTIMYLVEGPEHGFNSIPHSVYWTIVTLTTVGYGDISPETALGQFIATFVMIIGYGIIAVPTGIVSAEYASAKHDKNADEGRSCHNCTAEIIRDDAQYCRKCGQKLLKG
- the miaA gene encoding tRNA (adenosine(37)-N6)-dimethylallyltransferase MiaA, with the protein product MSKKILISVVGPTAIGKTKLAIELANHFNAEIISADSRQFFKEMQIGTAAPNSQELASAPHHFIHHKSIHENYSVGDFEKEAIALLSHLFAKNDYVVMVGGSGLYSDVITKGLDKFPNVSPDIRKNLNEILKKEGIGPLQRQLKVLDEKSSNSIDLANPHRLIRALEVSIGSGKPYSSFLNKDKEKRPFKTITIGLQADRSIIYDRINKRVEIMIDKGMVEEAKKLYPHRILNALQTVGYKELFRYLDGEWDLEFAISEIKKNTRRFAKRQLTWYRKNQDIIWFDFNMSKADVFQKIDKEIITVQNE
- a CDS encoding gluconokinase; its protein translation is MNKSVVFVVMGVSGCGKSTIGTLLSKKLDIPFFDGDDFHPDANVKKMKNGLALDDIDREGWLKTLNKLAVEHKEKGAVIACSALKESYRAILKQDLKDQMVFVHLEGSFDEIHSRLKKRKGHYMPIELLKSQFETLEIPKNAIHISILESPEVIISKILN
- a CDS encoding response regulator transcription factor: METINKKILLVEDDPNFGIVLKDYLSMNNFDVTLAKNGMEGFEKFKKDNYDVCILDVMMPYKDGFTLAREIREKNENVPIVFLTAKTMKEDVLKGYKAGADDYLNKPFDSEVLLMKLKAILQRKASNTLADSKKFEFQIGGFHLNSKLRFLKYKDEESIKLSPKENELLRLLALHENDLMPRELALTKIWRDDNYFTSRSMDVYIAKLRKYLKRDDTVEILNIHGEGFRLVIKTESE